The following proteins are encoded in a genomic region of Ornithinibacillus sp. 4-3:
- the spoVB gene encoding stage V sporulation protein B, which translates to MSKQSFLYGTIILIIAGLFTRFLGFVNRIVVARLIGEEGVGIYMMTIPTLMLLITLTQIGLPVAIAKFVAEAEANNDSLKIRNILTISLFLTGILSIIFSIGLFFISPWLANLLNEERTMLTLMFISPIIPIIAVSSILKGYFQGKQNMKPQSISVVVEQIIRISCVALFIKLLLPYGIEYAAAGAMVSVLLGELGSLLYLVYCYKKEKFPLFTASHRQEKNSKRTVMNELFSIAIPTTGSRLIGSFSAFLEPILIAQCMAIAGYSAMVTTKLYGELTGFVMPLLLLPTFITFSLSIALVPSIAEAEAKQNHSLIHYRIHQSIRISFASGALATIVFTLFPANLLHFMYGKTEASYLLLFLSPFFLFLYIQAPLQAALQALNIAKQAMWNSIIGVIIKLALLILLTSQERFGMMGVAISIATSVILVTLLHLFTLYKEINFKIAKVDIVKMLTLLIITYYVGVFLKSLYSMDQLPLIAFIILLSILSLLYFLLLFLLRFITMEELRQIPWINKWLPS; encoded by the coding sequence ATGTCCAAACAATCCTTTCTATATGGAACAATTATACTCATTATTGCTGGATTATTCACACGTTTTCTCGGTTTTGTTAATCGGATTGTTGTGGCACGATTAATTGGTGAAGAAGGCGTTGGGATATATATGATGACTATCCCTACTTTAATGTTACTCATCACACTAACACAGATTGGACTACCAGTTGCTATTGCAAAATTTGTAGCCGAAGCTGAGGCAAATAATGATTCTTTAAAAATCCGTAATATCTTAACTATTTCTTTATTTCTCACTGGTATTTTAAGTATTATCTTTTCCATTGGACTCTTTTTTATTTCACCATGGCTAGCAAATCTACTAAATGAAGAACGTACCATGCTCACTCTAATGTTTATCAGTCCTATTATTCCAATTATTGCTGTCTCATCTATTCTAAAGGGGTACTTTCAAGGAAAGCAAAACATGAAGCCACAAAGTATTTCAGTTGTTGTCGAACAAATTATTCGTATTTCATGCGTTGCCTTATTTATTAAATTACTTTTACCTTACGGAATTGAATATGCAGCAGCAGGAGCAATGGTTAGTGTTCTATTAGGTGAGTTAGGTTCATTACTTTACCTTGTTTATTGTTATAAAAAAGAAAAGTTCCCTTTATTCACTGCTTCACATAGACAAGAGAAAAATTCAAAACGGACTGTAATGAATGAATTATTCTCCATTGCTATCCCTACAACAGGAAGCCGCTTAATTGGGTCCTTCTCTGCCTTTCTAGAACCAATCTTAATTGCGCAATGTATGGCCATCGCTGGTTACTCAGCAATGGTAACTACCAAATTATATGGAGAATTAACAGGATTTGTTATGCCATTATTATTATTGCCAACTTTTATTACTTTTTCACTATCTATTGCATTAGTTCCTTCCATAGCTGAGGCTGAAGCAAAACAAAATCATTCATTAATCCACTACCGCATTCATCAATCTATTCGTATTTCTTTCGCTTCTGGTGCATTGGCAACTATCGTATTCACTTTATTTCCAGCTAATTTACTACATTTTATGTACGGGAAAACCGAGGCTAGCTATTTACTTTTGTTTTTAAGTCCATTCTTTCTCTTTCTGTATATTCAAGCACCATTACAAGCAGCATTACAAGCTTTAAATATAGCCAAGCAGGCAATGTGGAATTCCATTATTGGAGTTATCATCAAGCTGGCTCTCTTAATTCTTCTTACTTCACAAGAAAGGTTTGGCATGATGGGAGTAGCTATTTCCATTGCTACAAGCGTTATTCTAGTAACCTTACTCCATTTATTCACATTGTATAAGGAAATCAACTTTAAAATTGCCAAAGTAGATATCGTTAAAATGTTAACTTTACTTATCATCACTTACTACGTAGGTGTATTTTTAAAATCTTTGTATAGTATGGATCAGCTTCCTTTAATTGCTTTTATTATTCTGCTATCCATTCTTTCATTACTCTATTTTCTATTACTATTTCTTCTACGATTTATCACAATGGAGGAGCTTCGCCAAATCCCTTGGATAAACAAATGGTTACCCTCTTAA
- a CDS encoding TIGR04086 family membrane protein yields MKKDQLLAVCYGWVVMMGLMISFSIILALFLMYTSLNESMLSWLTLSLGIITLFIGGLIAGVKSKEKGWLIGLMVGCGFTLIIFIIQFIGWKEAFSIQQASHHLGYILSAIIGSIIGVNTIKQ; encoded by the coding sequence ATGAAAAAAGATCAATTATTAGCAGTCTGTTATGGATGGGTTGTAATGATGGGATTGATGATTAGTTTTAGTATTATCTTAGCTTTATTTTTAATGTATACCTCATTAAATGAATCCATGCTCTCCTGGTTAACTCTTAGTTTAGGAATTATCACTTTATTTATTGGAGGCCTTATTGCTGGAGTAAAAAGTAAGGAAAAAGGATGGTTGATTGGCTTAATGGTTGGATGTGGGTTTACACTTATTATTTTTATCATTCAATTTATTGGTTGGAAGGAAGCCTTCTCTATCCAACAAGCCTCACATCATCTTGGATATATCCTTTCCGCAATCATCGGCAGTATTATTGGAGTAAATACAATTAAACAATAA
- the yajC gene encoding preprotein translocase subunit YajC has protein sequence MEMLGTLLPILLMFVVFYFLLIRPQQKRQKQVQQMQNELQKGDKVVTIGGLHGEIHAIDEGTIVILVNDGNKLTYDRAAIREVVQ, from the coding sequence ATGGAAATGTTAGGAACACTATTACCAATACTGTTGATGTTCGTTGTTTTTTACTTTTTATTAATTCGTCCTCAACAGAAGCGTCAAAAACAAGTCCAACAAATGCAAAATGAACTACAAAAGGGAGATAAGGTTGTAACTATCGGAGGATTACACGGTGAAATCCACGCAATCGATGAGGGAACAATAGTTATTCTCGTAAACGATGGTAACAAGCTTACATATGATCGCGCTGCGATTAGAGAAGTAGTCCAATAA
- the tgt gene encoding tRNA guanosine(34) transglycosylase Tgt — protein MPVTYELIKTCKQTGARLGKVHTPHGSFDTPMFMPVGTLATVKTMSPEELIQMNAQIILSNTYHLWLRPGDDLIKEAGGLHKFMNWNRPILTDSGGFQVFSLSGIRKIEEEGVYFRHHLSGEKLFFSPEIAMGIQNNLGPDIMMVLDECPPYPASYEYMKNSVERTSRWAERSLEAHQRKNDQALFGIIQGGEYEDLRKQSAQDLLSLDFPGYAIGGLSVGESKEVMNQVLESTTPLMPTNKPRYLMGVGSPDALIDGAIRGVDMFDCVLPTRIARNGTCMTSTGRLVVRNAKYARDLRPIDENCNCHVCKNYTRAYVRHLINCNETFGFRLTTYHNLHFLLELMKQVREAIMEDRLGDFKEAFFEQYGFNKPNAKNF, from the coding sequence ATGCCAGTAACTTATGAATTAATTAAAACATGTAAACAAACAGGTGCAAGATTAGGAAAAGTCCATACGCCACATGGTTCGTTTGATACACCAATGTTTATGCCAGTTGGTACATTGGCAACTGTTAAAACGATGAGCCCTGAAGAATTAATACAAATGAATGCACAAATTATTTTATCGAATACATATCATTTATGGCTACGCCCTGGAGATGATTTGATAAAAGAAGCGGGTGGCTTACATAAATTTATGAACTGGAATAGGCCAATTCTTACTGATTCTGGTGGCTTTCAAGTGTTTAGTTTGAGTGGGATTCGGAAGATTGAAGAGGAAGGGGTATATTTCCGTCATCATTTAAGTGGGGAAAAGCTCTTCTTTTCACCAGAAATTGCCATGGGGATACAGAATAATTTAGGGCCAGATATTATGATGGTCTTAGATGAATGCCCACCATATCCTGCATCCTATGAGTATATGAAGAATTCGGTTGAAAGAACATCTAGATGGGCAGAGAGAAGCTTAGAGGCACATCAGCGTAAAAATGATCAAGCATTATTCGGTATTATTCAAGGTGGTGAATACGAAGACCTGCGTAAACAAAGTGCCCAAGATCTCTTATCCTTAGATTTTCCTGGATATGCGATTGGTGGACTTTCAGTAGGAGAGTCTAAGGAAGTAATGAACCAGGTATTAGAGTCTACGACACCATTGATGCCAACCAATAAACCCCGTTATTTAATGGGAGTTGGTTCTCCTGACGCTCTGATTGATGGAGCGATCAGAGGAGTGGATATGTTTGATTGTGTATTACCAACAAGAATAGCAAGAAATGGTACATGTATGACGTCTACTGGGCGTCTTGTAGTAAGAAATGCAAAATATGCTCGTGATTTACGACCAATTGATGAAAATTGTAATTGTCATGTATGTAAAAATTATACAAGAGCTTATGTACGACACTTAATTAATTGTAATGAAACATTTGGATTTAGACTTACTACTTACCATAATTTGCATTTTCTGTTAGAATTAATGAAGCAGGTTAGAGAAGCCATTATGGAAGATCGACTTGGTGATTTTAAAGAAGCGTTTTTTGAGCAATATGGGTTTAATAAGCCAAATGCTAAGAATTTTTAA
- the queA gene encoding tRNA preQ1(34) S-adenosylmethionine ribosyltransferase-isomerase QueA — MNINDFDFDLPEHLIAQTPLLDRTSSRMLVLNRETKEVSHQQFRDIIDYIQPGDCLVINDTRVIPARLFGIKKDTGAKIEVLLLTEQEQDHWEVLVKPARKVPVGTTLVFGDGKLTATCVKEKEHGGRVFQFHYEGIFYQILDKLGEMPLPPYIKAQLEEKDRYQTVYAKHEGSAAAPTAGLHFTEELLEKLKAKGVQITTITLHVGLGTFRPVSVENIEEHKMHAEFYQISAETASILNETRVNNGKIIAVGTTSVRTLETIARDHHGKFVEASGWTDIFIYPPYQFKAIDGMITNFHLPKSTLIMLVSALVDKETVLQAYQEAVKEQYRFFSFGDAMLIIT; from the coding sequence ATGAATATAAATGATTTTGACTTTGATTTGCCAGAGCATTTAATTGCTCAAACCCCATTATTAGATCGAACATCATCTCGTATGCTTGTATTAAATCGAGAGACAAAGGAAGTTTCTCATCAACAATTTAGAGATATCATTGATTATATTCAGCCTGGTGATTGTCTGGTTATTAATGATACAAGAGTAATTCCTGCTCGTTTATTTGGTATAAAAAAAGATACAGGGGCAAAAATTGAAGTATTATTATTAACAGAACAGGAACAAGATCATTGGGAAGTGCTAGTAAAGCCTGCTCGTAAGGTTCCGGTTGGGACCACACTTGTTTTCGGTGATGGAAAACTTACAGCAACTTGTGTAAAAGAAAAGGAGCATGGTGGGAGAGTTTTTCAATTCCATTATGAAGGAATTTTTTATCAAATTCTAGATAAATTAGGGGAAATGCCTCTACCTCCATATATAAAAGCACAGCTAGAAGAGAAAGATCGTTATCAAACAGTATATGCAAAACATGAAGGCTCTGCTGCTGCGCCAACTGCTGGGTTACATTTCACTGAAGAATTATTAGAGAAGTTAAAGGCTAAAGGTGTTCAAATTACGACAATTACTTTACATGTGGGTTTAGGTACATTCCGCCCAGTTAGTGTTGAAAATATTGAAGAACATAAGATGCATGCTGAGTTTTATCAAATATCAGCAGAAACTGCTTCGATTTTGAATGAAACAAGAGTAAATAACGGAAAAATCATAGCTGTAGGTACAACATCTGTGCGTACATTAGAAACAATTGCTAGGGATCATCATGGAAAGTTTGTTGAAGCAAGTGGTTGGACAGATATTTTCATTTATCCACCATATCAATTCAAAGCAATTGATGGAATGATAACAAATTTCCATTTACCTAAATCAACACTGATTATGTTGGTCAGTGCATTGGTAGATAAAGAAACCGTACTACAAGCGTATCAAGAGGCGGTTAAAGAACAGTATCGATTCTTTAGCTTTGGTGATGCGATGTTAATAATAACATAG
- the ruvB gene encoding Holliday junction branch migration DNA helicase RuvB translates to MEDRIVTGELQPEDATVELSLRPTTLKQYIGQHKVKDNLSIFIQAAKMRNEPLDHVLLYGPPGLGKTTMASIIANEMGVQFRSTSGPAIERSGDLAAILSSLEAGDVLFIDEIHRLPHSVEEVLYPAMEDFFLDIVIGTGPSARSVRIDLPPFTLVGATTRAGLLTAPLRDRFGVLSRLEYYEVEDLCAIVERTAEIFDTSITKEASLEIARRSRGTPRIANRLLKRIRDISQVQGETEISFSTTQVALSMLQVDDIGLDDVDHKLLKGIIDGFQGGPVGLDTIAATVGEESQTIEDVYEPYLLQIGFIQRTPRGRVATYKAYEHFGIEIPERK, encoded by the coding sequence ATGGAAGACCGCATAGTAACAGGTGAATTACAACCAGAAGATGCTACCGTTGAGCTTAGTCTGCGCCCCACTACATTGAAACAATATATCGGACAACATAAAGTAAAGGATAATCTTAGTATTTTTATTCAAGCAGCGAAAATGCGTAATGAACCGCTTGATCATGTACTATTATATGGTCCACCAGGGTTAGGGAAAACAACGATGGCATCTATTATTGCGAATGAAATGGGCGTGCAATTTCGTTCTACTTCTGGACCCGCGATTGAGCGTTCAGGAGATTTAGCAGCAATACTGTCTTCTTTAGAAGCAGGTGATGTCCTATTTATTGATGAAATTCATCGTCTACCTCATTCTGTTGAAGAAGTTCTTTACCCAGCAATGGAAGATTTCTTTTTAGATATTGTGATTGGTACAGGACCGAGCGCTAGGTCTGTACGAATTGATCTACCACCATTTACATTAGTAGGAGCAACAACTCGAGCTGGTCTATTAACGGCACCTTTGCGTGATCGCTTTGGTGTATTGAGTCGACTAGAATATTATGAAGTAGAGGATCTGTGTGCAATTGTTGAACGGACAGCTGAGATCTTTGATACGTCCATTACGAAAGAAGCTTCATTAGAAATTGCTCGACGTTCAAGAGGAACACCAAGGATTGCTAACCGATTACTAAAAAGAATCCGTGATATTTCTCAAGTCCAAGGAGAAACAGAAATTAGTTTTTCTACAACACAGGTTGCACTATCCATGCTACAAGTAGATGATATTGGCTTAGATGATGTCGACCATAAATTATTAAAAGGTATTATCGATGGCTTCCAAGGTGGACCAGTTGGCTTAGATACAATTGCAGCAACGGTTGGTGAGGAATCACAAACAATTGAGGATGTATATGAGCCTTATTTATTACAAATCGGCTTTATTCAACGTACACCAAGAGGAAGAGTAGCTACATACAAAGCTTATGAGCATTTTGGAATAGAAATTCCAGAGCGAAAATAA
- the ruvA gene encoding Holliday junction branch migration protein RuvA: MIAYIKGQLKLINDDSVVVDVHGVGYEIVCANPFAFQHLVNEEVFIHTFHHVREDAHILFGFKNEKEKYLFTKLISVAGIGPKSGLAIQGSVNVRDFVHAVEREDEKYLTKFPGIGKKTARQIILDLKGKLLEIANIEDETIIPTTDTPEQEQSMQKVQEVEEALKALGYTDREINHVKPELLKDIDASIDEMIRKALAMFIKN, from the coding sequence ATGATTGCATATATAAAAGGGCAGCTAAAGCTTATAAATGATGATTCGGTTGTTGTTGATGTGCATGGGGTAGGATATGAAATTGTTTGTGCAAACCCATTTGCCTTTCAACATTTAGTAAATGAAGAAGTATTTATTCATACCTTTCATCATGTCAGAGAAGATGCCCATATTTTATTTGGATTTAAAAATGAAAAAGAAAAATATTTATTTACCAAATTAATTTCTGTGGCCGGAATTGGCCCTAAGAGTGGACTGGCTATCCAAGGAAGTGTTAATGTAAGAGATTTTGTTCATGCTGTGGAGCGTGAGGATGAAAAGTATCTTACAAAGTTTCCTGGTATCGGTAAAAAAACTGCTCGTCAAATTATTTTGGATTTAAAAGGAAAATTACTTGAGATTGCAAATATTGAGGATGAAACTATAATCCCTACAACAGATACACCAGAACAAGAGCAATCAATGCAAAAGGTCCAAGAAGTTGAAGAAGCATTGAAAGCTTTAGGATATACAGATCGAGAGATTAACCATGTTAAGCCAGAATTATTAAAGGATATAGATGCTAGTATTGATGAAATGATTCGTAAGGCTTTAGCTATGTTTATTAAAAATTAG
- a CDS encoding YebC/PmpR family DNA-binding transcriptional regulator has protein sequence MAGHSKWNNIKRRKGAQDAKKGKIFMRHAKLIYMAAKQGGGDPEMNATLRSAIDKARADNMPNDNIDRAIKKATGMLDGSKFEEVTYEGYGPGGVAVIVQVITDNRNRTAAEVRHAFNKNGGNLGATGCVSFMFDRKGYISIVNEDGKIDEDEITLEAIEAGADDIEFEDNIIEIYTSPETFADVSNHLIGQGYDIEESEITLIPQNYSTLGEEEEKKMINMLDMLESDEDVQDVYHNLEMSIE, from the coding sequence GTGGCTGGTCATTCTAAATGGAATAATATAAAACGAAGAAAAGGTGCACAGGACGCAAAAAAAGGGAAGATTTTTATGCGTCATGCAAAACTCATTTACATGGCAGCTAAACAAGGTGGCGGAGATCCAGAAATGAATGCTACTTTGCGATCAGCAATTGATAAAGCAAGAGCTGATAATATGCCAAATGATAATATTGATAGAGCAATTAAAAAAGCAACTGGAATGTTAGATGGATCAAAATTTGAAGAAGTAACATATGAAGGTTATGGCCCTGGAGGAGTAGCGGTTATTGTTCAAGTTATCACGGATAATCGTAATCGTACTGCTGCTGAAGTGAGACATGCTTTCAATAAAAATGGTGGAAACCTAGGAGCAACAGGCTGTGTTTCTTTCATGTTCGATCGTAAAGGTTACATTAGTATTGTAAACGAAGATGGAAAAATAGATGAAGATGAAATAACATTAGAAGCAATTGAAGCAGGAGCAGATGATATCGAATTTGAAGATAATATTATTGAAATCTACACAAGTCCAGAAACTTTTGCTGATGTAAGTAATCATTTAATCGGACAAGGATATGATATAGAGGAGTCTGAAATAACATTAATTCCTCAAAATTATTCTACTTTAGGCGAAGAAGAAGAGAAGAAAATGATAAATATGTTGGATATGCTCGAATCAGATGAAGATGTTCAAGATGTTTATCATAATTTAGAAATGTCAATTGAATAG
- the nadE gene encoding NAD(+) synthase, with amino-acid sequence MEQTIQDIVKWLRKTVEEAHVKGLVVGISGGIDSAVVAYLIKRAFPEQSLGVIMPIKSNPTDMEHAKMVIEDCGISGMTIDLTSSHQTMYGTIREAIQKKNEYNEMAERLADANLRARLRMSTLYTVATNYNYLVVGTDNLSEWYTGYFTKYGDGGVDLLPIVDFTKKEIYQMAEALNIPRPILEKQPSADLWEGQTDEEEMGTTYDKIDAFIKGEEVSESDRILIEKMHQRTEHKRQMAKQFKKNS; translated from the coding sequence GTGGAACAAACCATCCAAGATATTGTCAAATGGCTCAGAAAAACGGTAGAAGAAGCACATGTAAAAGGCTTAGTTGTCGGAATTAGTGGGGGAATTGATTCGGCAGTAGTTGCTTATTTAATTAAGCGAGCTTTCCCAGAGCAATCATTAGGAGTAATTATGCCAATTAAAAGCAATCCAACAGATATGGAGCATGCTAAAATGGTGATTGAAGATTGTGGTATAAGTGGAATGACTATTGATTTAACATCTTCACATCAAACAATGTATGGGACTATTCGTGAAGCAATACAAAAAAAGAATGAATATAATGAAATGGCTGAACGCTTAGCTGATGCGAATTTACGAGCTAGACTGCGCATGAGTACATTATATACTGTTGCGACAAATTATAATTATTTAGTTGTAGGTACAGATAATTTATCTGAATGGTACACAGGATATTTTACAAAGTATGGCGATGGTGGCGTCGATTTATTACCAATTGTCGATTTCACAAAAAAAGAAATATATCAAATGGCTGAGGCTTTGAACATTCCGCGTCCTATTCTTGAGAAGCAGCCAAGTGCTGATTTATGGGAAGGGCAAACGGATGAAGAGGAAATGGGAACTACGTATGATAAAATTGATGCATTTATTAAAGGTGAAGAAGTTTCAGAATCTGATCGCATTTTAATTGAGAAAATGCATCAACGTACAGAACATAAACGGCAAATGGCGAAACAGTTTAAAAAAAATTCCTGA
- the pheA gene encoding prephenate dehydratase, with protein MTKTVGYLGPKGTFTKLAVDSAFKEEEAVAFKTIPECIDAVDQGKIDIGVVPLENAIEGTVHLTVDYLIHQVRLPLLAELVVPIQQHLLVHPNFNGDLAEVEAVYSHRQAIAQCHQFIYQNMPKAEIHFTSSTAGAAELISETKSENTVAIGNSLAAEEYGLEIFKDNIHDYPNNHTRFAVLAKQKELVDIKLPATSEKTTLLITLPSDRPGALHQVLSAFAWRRMNLSKIESRPMKTGLGNYFFIIDVNQALDDVLFPGVQGELEALGCEVTILGSYPVHQIKL; from the coding sequence TTGACGAAAACAGTAGGTTATTTAGGACCTAAAGGAACATTTACCAAATTAGCAGTTGATTCTGCATTCAAAGAGGAAGAAGCAGTAGCATTTAAAACAATTCCAGAATGTATTGATGCAGTAGATCAAGGAAAGATTGATATTGGAGTAGTACCATTGGAAAATGCGATTGAAGGTACTGTTCATTTAACAGTGGATTATTTAATTCATCAGGTGAGATTGCCACTGTTAGCAGAACTAGTAGTGCCAATTCAACAACATCTACTAGTTCATCCTAATTTTAATGGTGATTTAGCAGAGGTAGAAGCAGTGTATTCGCATCGACAGGCAATTGCACAATGCCATCAATTTATTTATCAGAACATGCCAAAAGCAGAAATACATTTTACATCTTCAACGGCAGGTGCAGCAGAATTAATTAGCGAGACAAAAAGTGAAAACACCGTAGCAATTGGAAATAGTCTAGCTGCAGAGGAATACGGATTGGAAATATTCAAAGACAATATTCATGATTATCCAAACAACCATACGCGTTTTGCAGTGTTAGCTAAACAAAAAGAGTTAGTGGATATAAAACTACCAGCAACATCTGAGAAAACAACATTATTAATCACATTACCAAGTGATCGTCCAGGAGCGTTACATCAAGTGTTATCAGCATTTGCTTGGAGAAGAATGAACTTATCCAAAATCGAGTCACGCCCTATGAAAACTGGTTTAGGAAATTATTTCTTCATTATTGATGTAAATCAAGCATTAGATGATGTGCTTTTTCCAGGAGTACAAGGAGAACTTGAAGCATTAGGCTGTGAGGTAACTATCCTAGGTAGTTATCCAGTTCATCAAATTAAATTATAA
- a CDS encoding ACT domain-containing protein, producing the protein MKEKNEKFFLVRSDVLPEAMRKTIEAKELLQYGKVRTIFDAVKQVDLSRSAYYKYKDTVFPFRAIVREKIITLFFHIEDRKGTLSKLLKAVAEKGYNVLTIHQTIPIQGKANVTLSLDISSDEQGVWDLMHTLKNLDFVDRVDLLSSGT; encoded by the coding sequence ATGAAAGAGAAGAACGAGAAATTCTTTTTAGTACGAAGTGATGTACTTCCTGAAGCAATGAGAAAAACAATTGAAGCAAAAGAGCTTCTGCAATATGGAAAGGTCAGAACAATTTTTGATGCTGTAAAGCAAGTAGATCTCTCACGAAGCGCTTATTATAAGTATAAGGACACAGTATTTCCTTTTCGAGCAATTGTTCGTGAAAAAATCATTACGTTATTTTTTCATATTGAAGATAGAAAAGGGACATTGTCTAAGCTGCTAAAAGCAGTAGCTGAAAAGGGATATAATGTATTAACGATACATCAGACCATTCCTATTCAAGGAAAAGCTAATGTTACATTATCCTTAGATATTTCGTCAGATGAACAAGGCGTATGGGATTTAATGCATACATTGAAGAATTTAGATTTTGTGGATAGAGTTGATTTGCTGAGTTCGGGGACTTAA
- the obgE gene encoding GTPase ObgE: protein MFLDEVKIYAKAGDGGDGMVAFRREKFVAMGGPAGGDGGNGGDVIFEVDEGLNTLMKFRYNRHYKAKRGENGQSKGMHGKNADPLIVPVPPGTTIIDEDTDTVIADLTNHGQQAVIAKGGRGGRGNTRFASARNPAPNLSENGEPGQEKNLKLELKILADVGLVGFPSVGKSTLLSVVSAARPKIADYHFTTLAPNLGVVETEDQRSFVMADLPGLIEGAHEGVGLGHQFLRHVERTRVIVHVIDISGLEGRDPYEDYLSINEELKLYDEKMLERPQIIVLNKIDLPTAKENAESFKKKLPEDAMVYEISAFTREGLKQVLFAIADLLDKIPKMATPVEETKETVVYRFEPKEKPFTITRDSDGVYVISGKEIEKLFKMTDFTQYEAAQRFSRQLRSMGIDEELRKRGVQDGDTVRLVDYEFEFID from the coding sequence ATGTTTTTAGATGAGGTTAAAATATACGCTAAAGCAGGAGATGGCGGAGACGGAATGGTAGCATTTCGTCGTGAGAAGTTTGTCGCAATGGGTGGTCCTGCTGGCGGCGATGGTGGTAACGGTGGTGACGTTATTTTTGAGGTCGATGAAGGCCTTAATACATTAATGAAGTTCCGTTATAATCGTCATTATAAAGCAAAGCGTGGAGAAAATGGACAAAGCAAAGGAATGCATGGTAAAAATGCTGATCCTTTAATTGTACCTGTCCCACCTGGAACAACGATTATTGATGAGGATACAGATACAGTAATTGCTGATTTAACAAATCATGGGCAACAAGCTGTCATCGCAAAAGGCGGCCGAGGGGGCCGTGGAAATACAAGATTTGCTTCAGCTCGTAATCCAGCACCTAATCTTTCAGAAAATGGCGAGCCTGGGCAAGAAAAAAATTTAAAATTAGAGCTAAAAATCTTGGCTGATGTTGGACTAGTTGGTTTTCCTAGTGTTGGGAAATCGACTTTATTATCTGTAGTTAGTGCTGCAAGACCCAAAATCGCAGATTATCATTTTACAACATTGGCACCTAATCTTGGTGTGGTAGAAACAGAAGACCAACGTAGCTTTGTAATGGCAGATTTACCTGGTCTTATTGAGGGCGCACATGAAGGGGTTGGATTAGGCCATCAGTTTTTACGTCATGTAGAAAGAACGAGAGTTATCGTTCATGTCATTGATATTTCGGGCCTAGAAGGTCGGGATCCCTATGAGGATTATCTCAGTATTAATGAAGAACTAAAATTATATGATGAGAAGATGTTAGAACGTCCGCAAATTATTGTCTTAAATAAAATTGATTTACCAACAGCGAAAGAAAATGCGGAAAGCTTTAAAAAGAAATTACCTGAAGACGCAATGGTATATGAGATTTCTGCTTTTACAAGGGAAGGTTTAAAGCAAGTCCTTTTTGCCATTGCGGATCTGCTAGATAAGATTCCAAAAATGGCAACACCAGTAGAAGAAACGAAAGAAACAGTAGTCTACCGATTTGAACCAAAAGAAAAACCTTTTACGATTACAAGAGATTCAGACGGTGTATATGTCATTTCGGGTAAAGAAATTGAAAAATTATTTAAGATGACAGATTTTACGCAGTACGAAGCTGCTCAGCGATTTTCACGTCAATTAAGATCCATGGGAATTGATGAAGAGCTAAGAAAACGCGGAGTGCAAGATGGCGATACTGTTCGTTTGGTAGATTATGAATTCGAATTTATCGATTGA
- the rpmA gene encoding 50S ribosomal protein L27, with amino-acid sequence MLRLDLQFFAQKKGAGSTKNGRDSESKRLGQKRTDGQFVTGGSILYRQRGTAIYPGENVGLGKDHTLYAKADGIVKFERYGRSRKKVSVYPVAQEA; translated from the coding sequence ATGCTTCGTTTAGACTTACAATTTTTCGCTCAAAAGAAGGGTGCAGGTAGCACGAAAAACGGTCGTGATTCTGAATCCAAACGTCTTGGTCAAAAGAGAACTGACGGACAATTCGTAACTGGTGGATCTATTCTTTATCGTCAACGCGGTACAGCAATCTATCCAGGTGAGAACGTTGGATTAGGTAAAGACCATACATTATATGCTAAGGCAGACGGTATTGTAAAATTCGAACGTTATGGCCGTAGCCGTAAAAAAGTTAGTGTATACCCAGTAGCTCAAGAAGCTTAA